The Streptomyces pactum genome contains a region encoding:
- a CDS encoding SAM-dependent methyltransferase yields MPGTARPQSPSASAAGPPDGISRAALWTAAAHAAEYLRPAPHVRDPWAAGFLHAAGFEGGPPGDGPMQRLLPDWQVVRSRFFDDHLLAAARSGCRQVVLLGAGLDTRAFRLDWPTGVHTFEVEDPAVLAFKEHVLGRGRPSCGRRTVVGADTTDTAAWGAALVAAGFDTGRPTAWLCEAPLYFLQPAEVESLVAAMTGLSAPGSTFGAECVNSATMSSPFVAPFMEALSTIGLSWNWRLAEPERWWAEHGWDAGVADLFTLPYVIERLSPYLPLVGAAAANCVFLTTGTLHTAS; encoded by the coding sequence ATGCCTGGAACCGCTCGGCCGCAGTCACCGTCCGCGTCAGCCGCCGGCCCCCCGGACGGCATCTCACGCGCGGCGCTCTGGACAGCCGCCGCGCACGCGGCCGAGTACCTCCGGCCCGCGCCGCACGTCCGCGATCCGTGGGCCGCCGGCTTCCTCCACGCGGCGGGCTTCGAGGGGGGCCCGCCCGGCGACGGGCCGATGCAACGCCTGCTGCCGGACTGGCAGGTGGTGCGCTCCCGCTTCTTCGACGACCACCTGCTCGCCGCGGCGCGTTCGGGCTGCCGTCAGGTGGTGCTCCTCGGCGCCGGACTGGACACCCGCGCCTTCCGGCTCGACTGGCCGACCGGCGTACACACCTTCGAGGTCGAGGATCCCGCCGTGCTCGCCTTCAAGGAACACGTACTGGGCCGAGGCCGGCCCTCCTGCGGACGCCGCACCGTCGTCGGGGCCGACACCACCGACACCGCCGCCTGGGGCGCGGCACTCGTCGCGGCGGGGTTCGATACCGGCAGGCCCACCGCCTGGCTCTGTGAGGCGCCCCTCTACTTCCTCCAGCCCGCGGAGGTGGAGTCCCTCGTCGCCGCGATGACCGGGCTCTCCGCGCCCGGCAGTACGTTCGGCGCCGAGTGTGTGAACTCGGCGACCATGTCCTCGCCGTTCGTGGCGCCCTTCATGGAGGCCCTGTCGACGATCGGGCTGTCCTGGAACTGGCGGCTCGCCGAGCCGGAGCGCTGGTGGGCGGAGCACGGCTGGGACGCCGGAGTCGCCGATCTGTTCACGCTGCCGTACGTGATCGAACGCCTCTCCCCGTATCTGCCGCTGGTGGGCGCGGCCGCCGCGAACTGCGTGTTCCTGACGACCGGAACGCTGCACACCGCCTCCTGA
- a CDS encoding NAD(P)/FAD-dependent oxidoreductase: MTGPPAGTPYWDPAELPPQPQLHGVVTADVAVVGAGLAGLSCAYHLAERAPGLDIAVVDAEHPAAGASGRGTGLLGPRAGPAVDRAVRRFGRQTARRMHRASERAVRDVLDLCARLDVPCGLRPGEQLMAARSSAGLVALARQARAWRVLGLDVPVLTAAGIRDRVGVPYKAALLHRPAATLDPAALTCALARACADKGVRFYGRSPLLALRPGDLVGPELVLPHGRLYAGQAVLAVNSAAQALDLPVGTILPLEVYAVATEPLSAPAYEALGGRAGHSVVDAVPMAPYFRLLPDRGLVAGGGTATVPAGLGAPRLQALRERAWGRLERWLRSLHPDLAQVRVTHRWSGRIGMTGDDLPVVGPVQGSPGVWFIGGCCGHGLALSVAHGAHVAAALLGEPQPGERLPWHRSRAPRLAVRGPVRPLVRTYVDTLGRIARHTC; this comes from the coding sequence ATGACCGGGCCGCCGGCCGGAACGCCTTACTGGGACCCCGCGGAGCTGCCGCCGCAGCCCCAGTTGCACGGCGTGGTCACCGCGGACGTGGCCGTCGTCGGGGCCGGTCTGGCCGGGCTGTCCTGCGCCTACCACCTGGCGGAACGCGCCCCGGGGCTGGACATCGCCGTGGTGGACGCGGAGCACCCGGCCGCCGGGGCCAGTGGCCGGGGCACCGGCCTGCTGGGCCCCCGGGCCGGCCCCGCCGTCGACCGCGCGGTGCGCCGCTTCGGCCGGCAGACGGCGCGCCGGATGCACCGGGCCAGCGAGCGGGCGGTACGGGACGTCCTCGACCTGTGTGCCCGGCTCGACGTGCCCTGCGGGCTGCGGCCCGGCGAGCAGCTCATGGCCGCGCGCTCGTCCGCGGGCCTGGTGGCACTCGCCCGCCAGGCCCGGGCCTGGCGCGTACTCGGCCTGGACGTCCCGGTCCTCACCGCGGCCGGCATCCGCGACCGGGTGGGCGTGCCGTACAAGGCCGCCCTCCTGCACCGCCCCGCCGCCACGCTGGACCCGGCCGCGCTGACCTGCGCCCTCGCGCGCGCGTGCGCCGACAAGGGCGTGCGCTTCTACGGCCGCAGCCCGCTGCTGGCGCTGCGCCCCGGCGACCTGGTCGGCCCCGAACTGGTCCTCCCGCACGGCCGGCTCTACGCCGGTCAGGCGGTGCTGGCCGTCAACTCCGCCGCACAGGCACTCGACCTGCCGGTCGGCACGATCCTGCCGCTGGAGGTGTACGCCGTCGCCACCGAACCGCTGAGCGCCCCGGCGTACGAGGCGCTGGGCGGGCGCGCGGGACACTCCGTCGTCGACGCCGTGCCGATGGCGCCGTACTTCCGTCTGCTCCCGGACCGGGGTCTGGTGGCGGGCGGCGGCACCGCCACGGTTCCGGCCGGGCTCGGCGCTCCCCGGCTCCAGGCCCTCCGGGAGCGCGCCTGGGGGCGGCTGGAGAGGTGGCTGCGGTCCCTGCACCCGGATCTCGCCCAGGTACGGGTCACCCACCGCTGGTCCGGCCGCATCGGCATGACCGGCGACGACCTGCCGGTGGTCGGGCCGGTCCAGGGCTCCCCCGGCGTCTGGTTCATCGGCGGCTGTTGCGGGCACGGTCTCGCCCTGTCCGTAGCGCACGGGGCGCACGTGGCGGCGGCCCTGCTGGGCGAGCCGCAACCCGGCGAACGGCTGCCCTGGCACCGCTCCCGGGCCCCGCGACTGGCGGTACGCGGACCCGTTCGGCCCCTGGTGCGGACGTATGTGGACACGCTGGGGCGCATCGCGCGGCATACATGCTGA
- a CDS encoding wax ester/triacylglycerol synthase domain-containing protein — MRPHLGTDGRLPPSLSMGTADVAFHMATGGRPLPVAFAFEFEGRTPTLDALRARVAERAHRVPTLRYRIARDRRRFRRVDRISADRHVHEAWLPEDTDGSATSRLMLSRPMGTDDRPPWDVWLVHGPTGRHTLVYRTDHAFQDGVGAAYTARALLGDHPEGGPAPRPPGRPTAHGLADALGEVAAAFRGPTAKPAFDGEATGRVDVCHTDTPLARLRAIARDHGGTVTDVYLAALAHAVRTWYLKGTGSAHPPLPVSIPMSVRAPGEEYAPGNRMVTARLLLPCDEESPRRALARVVARTGRLRESRRRDAMRLLLSAAPRTLGASVGTRLVHGAFVAGPVSSVNFGTALVHQGLTARRAAVFTSVASGIRCVTTLTSQHDTACLTVVHDEALATADELPDLWLGALLELERP, encoded by the coding sequence ATGCGACCCCACCTCGGCACGGACGGCCGCCTGCCGCCGTCCCTGTCCATGGGCACCGCGGACGTCGCCTTTCACATGGCCACGGGCGGCAGGCCGCTGCCCGTCGCGTTCGCGTTCGAGTTCGAGGGCCGCACACCCACGCTGGACGCCCTGCGCGCGCGGGTCGCCGAACGCGCCCACCGCGTCCCGACGTTGCGCTACCGCATCGCACGGGACCGCAGGAGGTTCCGCCGAGTGGACCGGATCTCGGCGGACCGGCATGTGCACGAGGCGTGGCTGCCCGAGGACACCGACGGCTCGGCGACCAGCCGGCTGATGCTGTCCCGGCCCATGGGGACGGACGACCGGCCGCCCTGGGACGTGTGGCTGGTCCACGGCCCCACGGGACGCCACACCCTGGTCTACCGCACCGACCACGCCTTCCAGGACGGCGTGGGCGCCGCCTACACCGCCCGCGCTCTCCTCGGCGACCACCCCGAGGGCGGACCGGCCCCGCGGCCCCCCGGGCGGCCCACCGCGCACGGCCTCGCGGACGCGCTGGGCGAGGTTGCGGCCGCGTTCCGCGGGCCCACCGCCAAACCGGCCTTCGACGGGGAGGCGACGGGGCGCGTCGACGTGTGCCACACGGACACCCCGCTCGCCCGGCTGCGTGCCATCGCCCGCGACCACGGCGGCACGGTGACGGACGTCTACCTCGCCGCTCTGGCCCACGCCGTCCGCACCTGGTACCTGAAGGGCACCGGCTCGGCCCATCCACCGCTGCCCGTGTCGATCCCGATGTCGGTCCGGGCCCCGGGAGAGGAGTACGCCCCGGGCAACCGGATGGTCACCGCCCGGCTGCTGCTGCCCTGCGACGAGGAGTCCCCGCGGCGGGCCCTGGCCCGGGTCGTCGCCCGCACGGGCCGGCTGCGCGAGAGCCGGCGGCGCGACGCCATGCGCCTGCTGCTGTCCGCGGCCCCGCGGACGCTCGGCGCGTCCGTCGGCACCCGTCTGGTCCACGGGGCGTTCGTCGCCGGACCGGTGAGCAGCGTGAACTTCGGCACGGCCTTGGTGCACCAGGGGCTCACGGCCCGGCGCGCGGCCGTCTTCACCAGTGTCGCGTCGGGTATCCGGTGCGTGACGACGCTGACGAGCCAGCACGACACCGCCTGCCTGACCGTCGTCCACGACGAGGCCCTGGCGACCGCGGACGAACTCCCCGACCTGTGGCTCGGTGCCCTGCTGGAGCTGGAACGGCCCTAG
- a CDS encoding NAD(P)/FAD-dependent oxidoreductase — MQEDQRVFDVAIVGGGIGGTMLGTVLARHGVRVLLLEGSGHPRFAIGESTVPETTFGLRVLARRYDVPELEHLATNGALRRHVSSNCGVKRNFSFVYHREGEPTRPDECTQYPTWGPPLGPDSHYFRQDVDAYMFHVAVSYGVTAYTHTMVDDVKFEEDGATLVTRDRGTFRASYVVDAGGMRAVLPERLGLRQEPPYRTRSRTIFTHMVDVRPFDAVAPAREQHGMPSPFSQGTLHHMFRGGWFWVIPFDNQSTSTSGLCSVGVNLDLDQHPRPDDIPAEEEFWRYVRRFPSVARQFEGARAVRPYVSTDRTQFASQKVVGDRWCLLPHASDFIDPLFSSGLAVTVMALNALSHRLIAAVRQDDFDTSRFAYLDHWTKRMFRFYDDLVSCSYIAFDDFDLWNAWNRVWTITTLYGTNAQNQAAVTFEKTHDPACFDTLELPPYRGLQGMDNPWVERMFDQSRDAVLAYRAGESTKEQAIARIYEMLGESGLVPAVWRTLDPGNRCPSGVFTLWPLMKILLWGKYRSPRHVRGSYFTGGARLVGKEAIQAYATELRAGGSQVHQTARDMWLNWNRDWARRPAPRK; from the coding sequence ATGCAAGAAGACCAGCGTGTTTTCGATGTCGCCATCGTCGGAGGCGGCATCGGCGGGACGATGCTGGGGACCGTTCTCGCACGCCACGGCGTGCGGGTGCTGCTGCTGGAAGGCAGCGGCCACCCCAGGTTCGCCATCGGAGAGTCCACCGTCCCCGAGACCACGTTCGGCCTCAGGGTCCTGGCCCGCCGCTACGACGTCCCGGAACTCGAGCACCTGGCGACCAACGGGGCGCTGCGCCGCCACGTGTCGTCGAACTGCGGAGTCAAGCGGAACTTCAGTTTCGTCTACCACCGGGAGGGCGAGCCCACCCGGCCCGACGAATGCACCCAGTACCCCACTTGGGGCCCGCCGCTCGGCCCCGACTCGCACTACTTCCGGCAGGACGTGGACGCCTACATGTTCCACGTCGCCGTGTCCTACGGCGTGACCGCGTACACCCACACCATGGTCGACGACGTGAAGTTCGAGGAGGACGGTGCCACGCTCGTCACCCGGGACCGGGGCACCTTCCGGGCCTCGTACGTGGTGGACGCCGGCGGCATGCGGGCAGTCCTGCCCGAGCGGCTCGGGCTGCGGCAGGAACCGCCCTACCGCACGCGGTCGCGCACGATCTTCACGCACATGGTGGACGTGCGCCCCTTCGACGCCGTGGCGCCCGCGCGCGAGCAGCACGGCATGCCCAGCCCGTTCAGCCAGGGAACGCTCCACCACATGTTCCGGGGCGGCTGGTTCTGGGTCATCCCGTTCGACAACCAGTCGACCAGTACGAGCGGGTTGTGCAGCGTGGGCGTCAACCTGGACCTCGACCAGCACCCCCGTCCGGACGACATCCCGGCGGAGGAGGAGTTCTGGCGGTACGTGCGCCGCTTCCCCAGCGTGGCGCGGCAGTTCGAGGGAGCACGGGCGGTACGGCCGTACGTGTCCACCGACCGCACCCAGTTCGCCTCGCAGAAGGTGGTCGGTGACCGGTGGTGCCTGCTGCCGCACGCCAGTGACTTCATCGACCCGCTCTTCTCCAGCGGGCTCGCCGTCACCGTGATGGCACTCAACGCGCTGAGCCACCGGCTCATCGCCGCGGTGCGCCAGGACGACTTCGACACGTCCCGGTTCGCGTACCTGGACCACTGGACCAAGCGCATGTTCCGGTTCTACGACGACCTGGTGTCCTGCAGCTACATCGCGTTCGACGACTTCGACCTGTGGAACGCCTGGAACCGGGTGTGGACCATCACCACGCTGTACGGCACGAACGCGCAGAACCAGGCCGCCGTGACGTTCGAGAAGACCCACGACCCGGCCTGCTTCGACACGCTGGAGCTGCCGCCCTACCGAGGCCTCCAGGGGATGGACAATCCCTGGGTGGAGCGGATGTTCGACCAGTCGCGCGATGCCGTACTCGCCTATCGCGCGGGCGAGTCGACGAAGGAGCAGGCGATCGCGCGGATCTACGAGATGCTCGGCGAGAGCGGACTGGTCCCGGCCGTGTGGCGGACTCTGGACCCCGGCAACCGCTGCCCGTCCGGGGTGTTCACCCTCTGGCCCCTGATGAAGATCCTGCTGTGGGGCAAGTACCGCTCACCGCGGCACGTCCGGGGCTCCTACTTCACCGGCGGAGCGCGGCTGGTGGGCAAGGAGGCCATCCAGGCGTACGCCACCGAGCTGCGCGCCGGCGGCTCTCAAGTGCACCAGACCGCAAGGGACATGTGGCTCAACTGGAACCGCGACTGGGCACGGCGTCCCGCTCCTCGGAAATGA
- a CDS encoding ABC1 kinase family protein — translation MASVVGDRLRLVVKVLGSLVADEVGQAARLRRRAKRDTRSPAEDADASAGAAGDGSAGAEQRRAKAVRHALESLGPFYVKLGQILSTRPDMVPQSIRDELQNLHDEVDVQPFSEFEPVLARDLGPDWKLRFDDIETVAPLGAASLAQVYRVTLPGGRAAVVKIQRPGIREGVLADMALMRRASRIVARLAPRFNEVIDIEAMLGSVFDAMEPELDFTGEARNMDEAREHVRPFRSLEVPRVLHASPRVLVQSLADGKSVRHVDRAHFTDDERVEIGRDLLRFMYHGYFVHRFFHADPHAGNVFAAPGGPATLIDWGMVGRLDRRTSLQLLPLFMTLAQNDGAGLAQHWAEMGRMTPWANMPAFAADMAAFVPKVSHLSLEDMNFGVSLTTVLAKATKRGIGSPPAVSLLGKSFANLDGSVRCLAPEITLPEVFQAEVPKILFALGREFLGRNQFARNSMELLLAAVTSPEQVRGVLSDVANRQFALNIHEPRTPAAMGGQRPTRPSGGLLALGAAAFLLGRRRSG, via the coding sequence ATGGCGTCTGTCGTCGGCGATCGGCTGCGTCTCGTGGTCAAGGTCCTGGGCAGCCTCGTGGCCGACGAGGTGGGACAGGCGGCCCGGCTGCGGAGACGTGCGAAGCGGGACACGCGGTCCCCGGCGGAGGACGCCGACGCCTCCGCCGGGGCCGCCGGCGACGGCTCCGCAGGGGCGGAGCAGCGCCGCGCCAAAGCGGTGCGGCACGCCCTGGAGAGCCTCGGCCCGTTCTACGTGAAGCTGGGCCAGATCCTGTCCACCCGGCCGGACATGGTCCCCCAGTCCATCCGGGACGAACTGCAGAACCTGCACGACGAGGTCGACGTCCAGCCGTTCTCGGAGTTCGAGCCGGTACTGGCCCGGGACCTCGGGCCGGACTGGAAGCTGCGCTTCGACGACATCGAGACCGTCGCCCCGCTGGGGGCGGCGTCCCTCGCCCAGGTCTACCGCGTGACGCTGCCCGGCGGACGCGCGGCCGTGGTGAAGATCCAGCGGCCCGGCATCCGCGAAGGCGTGCTCGCGGACATGGCCCTGATGCGCCGGGCGTCGAGAATCGTGGCCCGCCTCGCTCCCCGGTTCAACGAGGTCATCGACATCGAGGCGATGCTCGGCTCGGTCTTCGACGCCATGGAGCCGGAGCTGGACTTCACCGGCGAGGCCCGCAACATGGACGAGGCCCGCGAACACGTACGGCCGTTCCGCTCCCTGGAGGTGCCCCGGGTGCTGCACGCCAGTCCCCGGGTCCTCGTCCAGTCGCTGGCCGACGGGAAGTCGGTGCGGCACGTCGACCGCGCCCATTTCACGGACGACGAGCGCGTGGAGATCGGCAGGGACCTGCTGCGCTTCATGTACCACGGGTACTTCGTCCACCGCTTCTTCCACGCCGACCCGCACGCGGGGAACGTGTTCGCGGCCCCCGGCGGGCCCGCGACGCTGATCGACTGGGGCATGGTCGGCAGGCTGGACCGGCGCACCAGTCTGCAACTGCTCCCGCTCTTCATGACGCTGGCACAGAACGACGGTGCCGGACTGGCGCAGCACTGGGCGGAGATGGGCCGGATGACGCCGTGGGCCAACATGCCCGCCTTCGCCGCCGACATGGCGGCCTTCGTGCCCAAGGTGTCCCATCTGTCCCTGGAGGACATGAACTTCGGCGTCTCGCTCACCACCGTGCTGGCCAAGGCGACCAAGCGGGGCATCGGTTCACCGCCCGCGGTGTCGCTGCTGGGCAAGTCGTTCGCGAACCTGGACGGCTCGGTGCGCTGCCTGGCTCCCGAGATCACGCTGCCCGAGGTGTTCCAGGCCGAGGTGCCGAAGATCCTGTTCGCACTGGGCCGCGAGTTCCTCGGCCGCAACCAGTTCGCTCGGAACTCCATGGAGTTGCTGCTGGCCGCCGTCACCAGTCCCGAGCAGGTCCGGGGTGTCCTCTCGGACGTGGCCAACCGCCAGTTCGCGCTGAACATCCACGAGCCGCGCACCCCCGCCGCGATGGGCGGCCAGCGGCCCACCCGCCCCTCCGGGGGCCTGCTCGCGCTGGGTGCCGCGGCCTTCCTGCTGGGCCGGCGCCGCTCCGGCTGA
- a CDS encoding RNA polymerase sigma factor, translating into MVRHSTCQSPAECSWEDIFQHQDRLMRLVRRRLPSFQDAEDCVQETMARAAAHAALDRNRLGAFLTSVALRLCIDFYRDLERRSRLLQRAALADTPGTTEEDVCDEDFGRWLLGQVQHLRGREQEVILARAKGISTAEFARIHNISVKAAEAAFTRGRARLKNACVKALEGCAR; encoded by the coding sequence ATGGTGCGACATTCCACCTGCCAATCGCCCGCTGAATGCTCCTGGGAAGACATCTTCCAGCATCAGGACCGCCTCATGCGGCTGGTTCGGCGAAGACTGCCGAGTTTTCAGGACGCCGAGGACTGCGTTCAGGAAACCATGGCCCGCGCAGCCGCCCATGCCGCGTTGGACAGGAATCGACTCGGTGCCTTTCTGACGTCCGTGGCGCTTCGCCTCTGCATCGACTTCTATCGTGACCTGGAGCGTCGCAGCAGACTCCTCCAGCGAGCGGCGCTCGCGGACACCCCGGGTACGACCGAGGAGGACGTCTGCGACGAGGACTTCGGCAGATGGCTGCTGGGCCAGGTACAACACCTGCGGGGGCGAGAGCAGGAGGTCATACTCGCCCGCGCCAAGGGAATTTCCACTGCGGAATTCGCCCGCATACACAACATCTCCGTAAAGGCGGCCGAGGCCGCTTTCACCAGGGGCCGCGCACGGTTGAAGAACGCGTGCGTGAAAGCCTTGGAAGGCTGCGCCCGATAG